In Sporosarcina sp. PTS2304, a genomic segment contains:
- the rlmH gene encoding 23S rRNA (pseudouridine(1915)-N(3))-methyltransferase RlmH: MNITIVTVGKLKEKYLKQGIEEYAKRLNSYAKMQLVEVADEKAPETLSEADMEIVKKKEADRILAKIAPDAYVIALAIDGKMKTSEEFAKSMESLMTYGKSKIVFVIGGSLGLHSSVLQRSDEKLSFSKMTFPHQLMKLVLVEQIYRGFRIIKGEPYHK; this comes from the coding sequence GTGAATATAACAATTGTGACCGTGGGTAAATTAAAAGAGAAGTATTTAAAACAAGGAATAGAAGAGTATGCAAAGCGTCTAAATAGTTACGCAAAAATGCAATTAGTCGAAGTGGCGGACGAAAAGGCTCCAGAAACGTTAAGCGAAGCCGACATGGAAATTGTCAAAAAGAAAGAAGCGGATCGAATCTTGGCGAAAATTGCACCAGATGCTTATGTCATCGCGCTAGCAATCGACGGTAAAATGAAAACTTCGGAAGAATTTGCGAAGAGCATGGAGTCATTGATGACGTACGGTAAGAGTAAAATTGTCTTTGTTATTGGTGGGTCACTTGGTTTACATAGTAGTGTATTGCAGCGGTCAGATGAGAAGTTATCATTTTCCAAGATGACGTTTCCGCATCAGTTGATGAAGTTGGTATTGGTGGAGCAGATTTATCGTGGGTTTCGGATTATTAAGGGAGAACCTTATCATAAATAA
- a CDS encoding S-(hydroxymethyl)glutathione dehydrogenase/class III alcohol dehydrogenase: MKSRAAVAFKPGEPLKIVEIDVEEPKAGEVLVQILYTSVCHTDAYTLSGDDAEGVFPAVLGHEGAGVVVRVGDGVTSVKPGDHVIPLYTPECGKCKFCLSGKTNLCGAIRETQGKGLMPDGTTRFSYNGEPIYHYMGTSTFSEYTVVSEISLVKVEDDAPLDKVCLFGCGVTTGIGAVHNTAKVEEGAVTAVFGLGAIGLAVIQGLAQAKASRIIAIDLNEDKFELAKKMGATDFIDPSKFDKPIQEVIVDMTDGGVDYSFECIGNVDVMRSALECCHKGWGESIIIGVAGAGKEISTRPFQLVTGRVWRGSAFGGVKGRSELPGMIDDYQDGKIDLDSFITHQLNFTDINEAFDLLHKGESIRSILTYGE; this comes from the coding sequence TTGAAAAGTAGAGCTGCTGTAGCGTTTAAACCTGGAGAACCATTAAAGATCGTAGAAATCGACGTTGAAGAACCAAAAGCTGGCGAAGTACTCGTACAGATTCTTTACACTTCAGTCTGTCATACCGATGCTTACACTTTGTCAGGCGATGATGCAGAGGGTGTATTCCCTGCTGTACTAGGTCATGAAGGTGCTGGCGTAGTTGTGCGAGTAGGCGATGGAGTTACTTCTGTGAAACCTGGAGATCACGTGATTCCACTGTATACACCTGAATGTGGTAAATGTAAATTCTGTCTTTCTGGAAAAACAAATTTATGCGGTGCCATTCGCGAAACACAAGGAAAAGGGTTAATGCCTGATGGAACGACACGTTTCTCTTATAACGGCGAACCTATTTATCACTATATGGGCACGAGTACCTTCAGTGAATATACTGTAGTCTCCGAAATCTCTTTAGTTAAAGTAGAAGATGACGCACCACTCGATAAAGTATGTCTATTCGGCTGCGGCGTCACGACTGGAATTGGCGCTGTACACAATACAGCGAAAGTAGAAGAAGGCGCTGTGACGGCTGTCTTTGGCTTAGGAGCGATTGGCCTAGCGGTTATTCAAGGACTAGCGCAGGCAAAGGCTAGCCGAATTATTGCGATTGATTTAAATGAAGATAAATTTGAATTAGCGAAGAAAATGGGCGCTACCGACTTTATCGACCCTTCTAAATTCGACAAACCTATTCAAGAAGTCATCGTCGACATGACGGATGGTGGTGTAGATTACAGCTTTGAGTGTATCGGAAATGTTGATGTGATGCGTTCAGCACTTGAATGTTGTCATAAAGGCTGGGGTGAAAGTATCATTATCGGTGTAGCCGGTGCTGGTAAAGAAATTAGCACACGTCCTTTCCAATTAGTCACGGGTCGCGTATGGCGCGGATCTGCATTTGGTGGAGTAAAAGGCAGAAGCGAGTTACCTGGCATGATTGATGACTATCAGGACGGTAAAATTGATTTGGATTCATTTATTACACATCAACTAAATTTCACGGATATTAATGAAGCGTTTGACTTATTGCATAAAGGTGAATCAATTCGTTCAATATTAACGTATGGAGAGTGA
- a CDS encoding MBL fold metallo-hydrolase, whose protein sequence is MRFSILASGSTGNSLYIETEEHAFLVDAGLSGKKMEGLLASIGRSMQQIDGIFVTHEHSDHIKGIGVLARKYKTPIYANEKTWQAMDGLVGEIALDQRFHFDMETVKTFGSLDIQSFAVSHDAADPMFYTFNEGDRKLAIITDTGYVSDRMKGHINGADSFVFESNHDVSMLQMGRYPWSIKRRILSDVGHVSNEDAAVAMSEVVAQKDTQIYLAHLSLDNNMKDLARMSVAQTLEDCGIRAGEFVHLHDTDATVSTELVLV, encoded by the coding sequence ATGCGCTTTAGCATTTTGGCGAGCGGTAGTACAGGCAACTCGTTATATATAGAGACAGAAGAACATGCATTTCTCGTAGACGCGGGGCTAAGCGGCAAAAAAATGGAAGGTTTACTCGCTTCTATTGGTCGTTCGATGCAACAAATTGACGGCATTTTCGTCACACATGAACACAGTGATCATATTAAAGGGATCGGGGTCCTTGCTAGAAAGTACAAAACACCTATTTATGCCAACGAGAAAACTTGGCAGGCAATGGATGGATTAGTCGGTGAAATCGCCCTTGATCAACGTTTCCATTTTGATATGGAAACTGTTAAAACTTTTGGCTCACTGGATATCCAATCATTTGCTGTATCCCATGACGCGGCAGATCCGATGTTTTATACGTTCAATGAAGGCGATCGTAAATTGGCTATCATTACGGACACAGGCTATGTGAGCGACCGTATGAAAGGTCATATAAACGGAGCGGACAGTTTCGTCTTTGAAAGTAATCACGACGTCAGTATGCTGCAAATGGGACGTTATCCATGGTCTATCAAACGTCGAATATTAAGTGATGTCGGTCACGTATCCAATGAAGATGCAGCTGTTGCGATGAGCGAAGTCGTAGCTCAAAAAGACACGCAAATTTATTTAGCCCATTTAAGTTTAGATAATAATATGAAAGACTTGGCGCGTATGAGCGTAGCGCAAACACTTGAAGACTGTGGAATTCGTGCTGGAGAATTCGTTCACTTGCATGATACAGATGCAACAGTCTCCACAGAACTTGTGCTAGTCTAA
- the gshAB gene encoding bifunctional glutamate--cysteine ligase GshA/glutathione synthetase GshB, which translates to MDLKKMLADERIKPYVLKARYGIEKEGQRVDLEGHLATTDHPANIGMRDEHPYIQRDFSETQMELITPVLNTLDELFDYLSGIHDVAYRSMGEKEMLWPLSMPPALPEKEEDIVIAKLNNFENVLYRRSLANSYGRRKQMICGIHFNFEFSDELLRMLFSLQSDIEDYQQFKTDIYLKLTRNYLYYRWLVTYFYGASPTSEANFYGCDDKPNEPVRSIRSSRFGYVNHDDVNVSFSTIEKYITDLSSVVNRGLLVEEKEFYTAMRLRGSDRVADFRHTGVRYVELRNIDLNPFETNGISHEQAEFLHIFLLYLLQKEENPECDEYGKVGDARNDVVALEHPLTHTQFEDEAHELVDGMEQLSKDLDFPVSDSLFANLRAMLADPSKTLAGRLYVESEKTSQSQVATEIAKKTHAKLWKKPYELTGFTDMELSTQIMMFDAIQKGIKVEVLDRHDQFLKLKLRDHVEYVKNGNMTSKDTYVSTLIMENKTVTKKILEEKGYHVPAGDEFSTKEEALRAYKMFANTPFVVKPKTTNYGLGISIFKDGASYDDYKSAVDIAFSEDDSILVEDFLVGTEYRFFVLHDKVLAVMLRVPANVTGDGKQTITELVNAKNEDPLRGTDHRTPLELIQLGELEILMLKGQGYQLDSIPREGEIVYLRENSNVSTGGDSIDVTDQISEDYKKIAVDAVAALGAKISGIDLIIEDADVLATEPNAYGIIEANFNPSMYMHIYPYKGKSRRLTTDILHYLFPELDS; encoded by the coding sequence ATGGATCTTAAGAAAATGTTAGCCGATGAACGTATTAAGCCATATGTTTTGAAGGCTCGCTACGGCATAGAAAAGGAAGGTCAGCGTGTAGATCTAGAAGGACACTTAGCAACAACAGATCATCCTGCAAATATCGGCATGAGAGACGAACATCCCTATATTCAACGCGACTTCTCTGAAACACAAATGGAACTGATTACACCTGTCCTCAATACGTTAGATGAATTATTTGATTACCTATCTGGCATTCATGATGTCGCCTATCGATCGATGGGCGAGAAAGAAATGCTTTGGCCATTGAGCATGCCTCCTGCTCTTCCTGAAAAAGAAGAAGACATTGTGATCGCAAAGCTAAACAATTTTGAAAATGTTCTCTATCGTCGTTCACTCGCCAATTCATACGGGCGTCGCAAACAGATGATTTGTGGGATTCATTTCAATTTTGAGTTCAGTGATGAACTGCTTCGTATGTTGTTTAGTTTGCAATCGGATATTGAAGACTATCAGCAGTTTAAGACAGATATTTATTTGAAACTAACGAGAAATTACTTATACTATCGTTGGCTCGTGACATATTTCTACGGTGCCTCCCCTACAAGTGAAGCAAACTTCTATGGCTGCGATGACAAACCTAACGAACCTGTCAGAAGTATCCGCAGCAGTAGATTCGGATACGTCAATCATGACGATGTAAACGTATCGTTCAGTACAATTGAAAAATATATTACAGATTTGTCTTCCGTAGTGAATAGAGGATTGCTGGTAGAAGAAAAGGAATTTTACACAGCGATGCGTTTACGGGGTAGTGATCGTGTAGCAGATTTCAGGCATACCGGTGTGCGATACGTGGAGCTAAGAAATATTGATCTAAATCCATTTGAAACGAATGGTATTAGTCATGAACAAGCGGAATTCCTGCATATCTTCCTTCTCTACCTTCTACAAAAAGAAGAAAATCCAGAGTGTGATGAATACGGTAAAGTTGGTGATGCACGAAATGATGTCGTCGCACTTGAACACCCATTGACACACACCCAGTTTGAAGACGAAGCGCATGAACTTGTGGACGGAATGGAGCAGTTGTCAAAGGATTTGGACTTTCCTGTTTCTGATTCACTCTTTGCAAACCTACGGGCGATGCTTGCAGACCCTTCGAAAACACTAGCAGGAAGACTGTATGTAGAGAGCGAAAAAACTAGTCAAAGCCAAGTAGCGACAGAAATAGCTAAGAAAACTCACGCAAAATTGTGGAAGAAACCATATGAATTAACAGGCTTTACAGATATGGAATTATCTACGCAAATTATGATGTTCGATGCTATCCAAAAAGGTATCAAAGTAGAAGTGCTAGACCGCCACGATCAATTCTTGAAACTGAAACTGCGTGATCACGTGGAATATGTCAAAAATGGGAATATGACGAGTAAAGATACATATGTCTCTACTTTGATCATGGAGAATAAAACAGTCACGAAAAAGATTCTTGAAGAAAAAGGCTACCACGTTCCAGCTGGTGACGAATTCAGTACGAAAGAAGAAGCATTGCGCGCCTATAAAATGTTTGCTAACACTCCATTTGTAGTGAAGCCGAAAACAACGAATTATGGGCTCGGTATTTCGATCTTCAAAGATGGTGCGAGCTATGACGATTATAAATCTGCTGTAGACATTGCATTCAGTGAAGATGACTCTATTTTAGTAGAAGACTTCCTCGTAGGAACGGAGTATCGATTCTTTGTTCTACATGACAAAGTATTAGCCGTCATGCTACGTGTCCCGGCAAATGTCACAGGCGATGGCAAACAAACAATTACGGAACTAGTCAACGCAAAGAATGAAGACCCTCTGCGGGGTACTGATCACCGGACACCGTTGGAATTGATCCAACTTGGTGAACTAGAGATCCTCATGTTAAAAGGTCAAGGATACCAACTGGATTCTATACCGCGAGAAGGTGAAATCGTTTATCTGCGTGAAAATTCCAATGTTAGTACAGGCGGAGATTCAATCGATGTCACAGACCAGATTTCTGAAGACTATAAAAAAATAGCAGTCGACGCAGTAGCTGCGCTCGGCGCTAAGATTAGCGGAATCGATTTAATCATTGAAGACGCCGATGTTCTCGCTACTGAGCCGAACGCGTATGGAATTATTGAAGCAAATTTTAATCCGTCGATGTATATGCACATTTATCCGTACAAAGGAAAGTCTAGACGGTTAACAACGGATATACTGCACTATCTATTCCCTGAACTCGACTCATGA
- the fghA gene encoding S-formylglutathione hydrolase, with protein MSLKQVEQRRSFGGQQNKYTHYSEVLKCDMTFSIFLPSNKEQKEIPLLWFLSGLTCTDDNFSQKSGFQSLAEKHQVAVIIPDTSPRGEDVADDDAFDLGQGAGFYVNATEQPWATHYQMYSYITEELHAIATDLVPNFSGKESIMGHSMGGYGALMIGMKNADRFQSISAFSPISSPVDVPWGIKAFTTYLGEDQSTWKEWDTAELVKQSGIPPILITQGTADNFYPEQLNEKPFLENAKQYDQPVEYNKVEGYDHSYFFISSFLAEHFDFHMEKLV; from the coding sequence ATGAGTCTAAAACAAGTAGAGCAACGACGTTCTTTCGGCGGACAGCAAAACAAGTACACTCATTATTCAGAAGTTCTCAAATGTGATATGACATTCAGTATTTTCTTGCCATCAAATAAAGAACAGAAGGAAATTCCATTACTTTGGTTTCTTTCAGGATTAACGTGCACAGACGATAACTTTAGCCAGAAAAGTGGCTTTCAAAGCTTGGCAGAGAAGCATCAAGTAGCCGTTATTATCCCGGATACATCGCCTCGTGGGGAAGATGTTGCGGATGACGATGCGTTTGATCTTGGACAAGGTGCAGGTTTTTATGTGAACGCTACTGAGCAACCTTGGGCTACCCATTATCAGATGTATTCATATATTACGGAAGAGTTACACGCGATTGCGACGGATCTCGTGCCGAACTTTTCAGGAAAAGAAAGTATTATGGGGCATTCCATGGGCGGTTATGGGGCATTGATGATCGGTATGAAAAATGCAGACCGTTTCCAATCGATTTCAGCATTCTCTCCTATTTCCAGTCCCGTTGATGTTCCATGGGGCATTAAGGCTTTTACAACGTATCTTGGGGAAGATCAGTCAACTTGGAAGGAATGGGATACTGCAGAGTTAGTGAAACAATCCGGCATCCCGCCAATTCTTATTACGCAAGGCACAGCGGATAACTTCTATCCAGAACAGTTGAATGAGAAGCCTTTCCTTGAGAATGCGAAGCAATATGATCAGCCAGTTGAGTATAACAAAGTAGAAGGTTACGACCATAGCTACTTTTTCATCTCTTCTTTCTTGGCAGAACACTTTGATTTTCATATGGAAAAGTTAGTATAA
- a CDS encoding RNA polymerase sigma factor, translated as MNFEEIYKAYFQDVYLYTKSLACDKDVAEEIAQETFFKALKSFHQFDGKKDIRAWLFTIAKNTYFTQYKKQQRETTIEELSAQKDVQLINFLMNEERALIIHQFLHAMEEPYKEVFSLRTFGELSFQTIGHLFGKSDSWARVTYYRAKKKIMMYMEAKQDEGN; from the coding sequence GTGAACTTTGAGGAAATTTATAAAGCGTATTTTCAGGACGTCTACTTATATACAAAATCTTTAGCATGTGACAAGGATGTAGCGGAAGAAATCGCACAAGAGACATTTTTTAAGGCGTTGAAATCGTTCCATCAATTTGATGGAAAAAAAGATATACGAGCATGGTTGTTCACAATTGCAAAAAATACGTATTTTACCCAATACAAAAAACAACAACGTGAGACAACTATTGAAGAACTCTCAGCACAAAAGGACGTTCAACTCATCAATTTTTTAATGAATGAAGAAAGAGCTCTCATTATTCATCAATTCTTACACGCAATGGAAGAACCTTATAAAGAAGTTTTCTCCCTTAGAACATTTGGTGAGCTTTCTTTTCAGACAATTGGGCACCTATTTGGCAAAAGTGATAGCTGGGCTAGAGTGACATATTATCGCGCGAAAAAGAAAATCATGATGTATATGGAGGCGAAGCAAGATGAAGGAAATTAA
- a CDS encoding zf-HC2 domain-containing protein, which yields MKEIKCSVIQDLLPLYIDDAISDDTKTLVNKHLKTCEECKKEYEQMKETLYVPIENKATLFIQLNKQWNKKKRLLIFSSVLATILLGFAVFSFIVYYAKPIPYATDLVKIEEKADGTLVSNYFGKSHAGTYASHPIKVEIDGEMKNVSLIYYVETIANSPTSNLLGEHKSSSPIQFVLPESESVDAVYYGSFDFEDVITTEELEWEKRIQQMTLVWER from the coding sequence ATGAAGGAAATTAAATGTTCAGTTATTCAGGATTTATTGCCACTTTATATAGACGACGCAATAAGTGACGATACAAAAACATTAGTGAATAAGCATTTAAAAACTTGTGAGGAGTGTAAAAAAGAATATGAGCAAATGAAGGAAACCTTGTACGTACCGATTGAAAATAAAGCAACGTTGTTCATTCAGTTGAATAAACAATGGAACAAGAAAAAACGGCTTCTTATATTCAGTTCTGTTTTAGCAACTATTTTATTAGGATTTGCCGTATTTTCATTTATCGTTTATTATGCAAAGCCAATACCTTATGCAACAGACTTAGTTAAAATTGAGGAAAAAGCAGATGGGACGCTCGTTTCAAATTATTTTGGGAAAAGTCATGCAGGAACATACGCGTCACACCCGATAAAAGTTGAAATAGACGGTGAAATGAAAAATGTTAGCCTTATCTATTATGTTGAAACAATCGCAAATTCACCTACTAGCAACCTTTTAGGAGAGCATAAAAGTAGCAGCCCTATACAATTTGTATTGCCAGAGAGCGAAAGCGTGGATGCTGTATACTACGGATCGTTTGATTTTGAAGATGTAATTACTACAGAAGAGCTAGAGTGGGAAAAACGTATCCAACAAATGACTTTAGTTTGGGAGAGATAA
- a CDS encoding two-component system regulatory protein YycI, protein MDWNKTKTIFIIVFSVLNIFLYLLYLDRQTGVDNMQVVPKVSLEETLTMEEITYNPIPFMKKEVSYLSAHIATFSDEDLKELSSQTFRTSENSRLIADMKKEVSVKNEKDEFEFDDYLLKYVLKGSDYVLWELDEENQCAVFFQRVKSETIFHSPNATLVIHWDDQYNVTYYEQSMLDDFVSFNHKKDLLSQDEAVGSLVTRGYLKQGSTVMHVKYGYSTLVQLTETQVFAPTWNVQVKLEDGAIENYFINAIEGKVLEFQPNTLEEQTE, encoded by the coding sequence TTGGATTGGAATAAAACCAAGACGATTTTCATCATTGTCTTTTCTGTTCTAAATATTTTCTTGTATTTGTTGTACTTAGATCGTCAAACTGGTGTGGATAATATGCAAGTCGTCCCAAAAGTCTCTTTAGAAGAAACGTTAACAATGGAAGAGATCACGTACAATCCAATTCCGTTCATGAAAAAGGAAGTTTCGTATTTATCTGCACATATTGCTACGTTTTCAGATGAAGATTTGAAAGAGTTAAGCAGCCAAACGTTCAGAACGAGTGAAAATTCGCGGCTGATTGCGGATATGAAAAAAGAAGTATCAGTGAAGAACGAAAAAGACGAATTCGAATTTGACGACTATTTACTGAAATATGTTTTAAAAGGTAGCGACTATGTTTTATGGGAGTTGGACGAAGAAAATCAGTGTGCAGTATTTTTCCAACGTGTGAAAAGTGAAACGATTTTCCACAGTCCAAATGCGACGTTAGTCATTCATTGGGATGATCAATATAACGTAACGTATTATGAGCAAAGTATGCTGGATGACTTTGTCAGCTTCAATCATAAAAAAGATTTACTGTCTCAAGATGAAGCGGTAGGATCACTTGTGACAAGAGGTTACTTGAAACAAGGTTCCACGGTCATGCATGTGAAATATGGCTATTCAACGTTAGTTCAGTTAACGGAAACTCAAGTATTTGCACCGACGTGGAATGTTCAGGTAAAATTAGAAGACGGAGCAATTGAAAACTACTTTATCAATGCGATTGAAGGAAAAGTACTTGAGTTCCAACCAAATACTTTAGAAGAACAAACAGAATAG
- a CDS encoding diguanylate cyclase, protein MFLSLYVYRNRHQYKAIATIFSVYTGSIAIYCFAAAFGLLATSLESVKLWTVIQYIGLLSSPLLGLLFIMKYVHKTIRTRNVLLLLVIPITSFFLLLTNNSHHLYYRVFEIDPVLGAPYIYHEIGNWYVIQGIFTFCCMFAALLLALSKLKEITDVYRPQLVALVVGQLLPIIAAFCYLVGFAPRGIDPVPMVLWISSAFYVWAITSSRMFSVMPIAKDVIFHHINDCVIVLDASYRLIEFNQASKHMLPQLNKTSFGKNFKELWNTLFDQPTLLSSEWFSHHNEQQITFNQSEDIYQLRVSPVIHSKQTVGYILIFTDVTEQKQLLYKLERQAYYDELTGIYNRRAFFEKAPTELITAQQQSMPYTIILIDIDYFKQVNDTYGHHIGDLVLKNVVSVCKKQMEDQDILFARYGGEEFVVAFQGIASEGEKLANQMRKSVEESACKTKEEEIAVTISCGVASTSKEETLTELLIRADDALYSAKGAGRNRVHIYLQ, encoded by the coding sequence GTGTTTTTAAGTTTGTATGTCTATCGAAATCGCCATCAATATAAGGCAATCGCAACTATTTTTAGTGTTTATACGGGCTCCATTGCAATCTATTGTTTTGCAGCGGCGTTCGGTTTGTTGGCGACTTCGCTTGAGTCAGTAAAATTATGGACGGTTATTCAGTATATCGGGTTGCTATCTTCTCCATTGCTTGGGCTGCTATTTATTATGAAGTATGTTCATAAGACGATCAGGACGAGAAATGTACTATTGTTGCTTGTCATTCCGATCACCAGCTTTTTTCTGTTACTTACGAATAACTCTCACCATCTCTACTACCGAGTTTTTGAAATAGACCCTGTGCTTGGAGCACCTTATATTTATCATGAAATCGGCAACTGGTATGTCATTCAGGGAATTTTTACGTTTTGTTGTATGTTTGCGGCACTTTTATTGGCTTTGTCAAAACTAAAAGAAATTACAGATGTTTACCGACCACAATTAGTAGCATTGGTAGTCGGTCAATTATTGCCGATAATTGCAGCCTTTTGCTATTTAGTCGGTTTTGCACCTCGAGGAATTGACCCGGTACCGATGGTGCTGTGGATTTCATCTGCTTTTTATGTATGGGCTATTACATCTTCACGCATGTTTTCGGTTATGCCGATTGCAAAGGATGTGATTTTCCATCATATTAACGACTGTGTTATCGTCTTGGATGCCAGCTATCGTTTAATAGAATTTAATCAGGCAAGCAAGCATATGTTGCCGCAACTGAATAAAACGTCGTTTGGCAAAAACTTTAAAGAGCTATGGAATACTCTATTTGATCAGCCGACACTTTTATCGTCTGAATGGTTTTCTCATCATAATGAGCAACAAATAACTTTTAACCAGTCAGAAGATATTTATCAGTTACGAGTCTCGCCTGTCATTCATTCTAAGCAAACAGTAGGCTATATTTTGATATTTACAGATGTTACTGAGCAAAAGCAATTACTGTATAAATTAGAAAGGCAAGCTTATTACGATGAACTAACAGGCATTTACAATCGGCGTGCGTTTTTTGAGAAAGCCCCTACAGAGCTGATTACTGCCCAGCAACAGTCTATGCCGTATACAATTATTTTGATCGATATCGATTATTTCAAGCAAGTAAATGACACGTACGGTCATCATATAGGCGATCTTGTACTGAAGAATGTAGTCAGTGTTTGTAAAAAGCAGATGGAAGATCAAGACATTTTATTTGCTCGCTACGGAGGGGAAGAGTTTGTCGTGGCATTTCAAGGGATAGCATCAGAAGGCGAGAAGCTGGCAAACCAGATGCGCAAGTCCGTAGAAGAGAGTGCATGTAAGACAAAAGAGGAAGAAATAGCAGTTACGATCAGCTGTGGTGTTGCTTCTACTTCAAAAGAAGAAACATTGACAGAGTTACTAATTCGGGCAGACGATGCACTGTATTCGGCTAAAGGGGCAGGTCGAAACAGGGTTCATATCTATCTTCAATGA
- a CDS encoding S1C family serine protease: MDEERREPEWRPTPAREPKRRGGFLPALLGALLGGLIVFGVMMNFTEAPDDKIVEQTGQAPSTNAQHVQVPMDISNDVTDVVADVATAVVGITNIQTVQNFWSSTTSTQEAGSGSGVIYKKSDGKAYIVTNHHVVENAEQLEVSFDDGTKVEGKLIGSDMWTDLAVVEIDSEHVESIAEFGDSDTLKRGEPVIAIGNPLGLGFAGSVTVGVVSGKDRSIPIDFNKDGIVDWQADVLQTDAAINPGNSGGALINMAGQLIGINSMKISEETVEGIGLAIPINIALPIIEHLEETGQVNRPTMGVSLLDLQQIPIQQQQQTLNLPEEVTEGVVVTDIMTNSPAQAAGMKKYDTIVQLDEEKVTDMVTLRKYLYNKKEIGDSLKAKVYRDGKVLDLEMVLKDGNTF; this comes from the coding sequence ATGGATGAAGAAAGAAGAGAACCGGAGTGGAGACCTACACCAGCTAGAGAACCAAAACGTAGAGGTGGTTTTTTACCAGCGTTACTCGGTGCATTGCTTGGCGGTTTAATCGTATTTGGAGTGATGATGAACTTCACGGAAGCACCGGACGATAAAATAGTAGAACAGACCGGTCAAGCACCAAGCACAAACGCACAGCACGTTCAAGTACCGATGGATATTTCAAATGACGTAACAGACGTTGTAGCAGATGTTGCAACAGCAGTTGTAGGCATTACAAATATCCAAACCGTACAAAACTTCTGGTCCTCTACAACGTCTACTCAGGAAGCGGGATCAGGATCTGGTGTCATCTACAAAAAGTCAGACGGTAAAGCGTATATTGTCACAAACCATCATGTTGTAGAAAATGCGGAACAGTTGGAAGTGAGTTTCGACGATGGAACGAAAGTCGAAGGAAAATTGATCGGCAGTGATATGTGGACCGATTTGGCGGTAGTGGAAATTGATTCGGAGCATGTAGAATCGATAGCAGAGTTCGGTGATTCCGATACGCTAAAACGGGGCGAACCCGTCATTGCGATAGGGAATCCGCTTGGTCTTGGATTTGCGGGTTCTGTAACGGTAGGCGTAGTTTCAGGTAAAGACCGTTCGATTCCGATCGACTTCAATAAAGACGGTATTGTCGACTGGCAAGCAGACGTCTTGCAGACAGATGCAGCGATCAATCCAGGTAACTCAGGAGGGGCGTTGATCAATATGGCGGGTCAATTGATAGGCATCAACTCTATGAAGATTTCAGAGGAGACTGTAGAAGGTATCGGGCTTGCCATACCGATCAATATTGCATTGCCGATTATCGAACATTTAGAAGAAACAGGTCAGGTGAATCGTCCGACAATGGGTGTATCGTTGCTCGATCTTCAACAAATTCCAATTCAACAACAGCAACAAACATTAAATTTGCCTGAAGAAGTAACAGAAGGTGTAGTTGTCACGGACATTATGACGAATTCACCGGCACAAGCCGCAGGTATGAAAAAGTACGATACGATTGTACAGCTAGATGAAGAAAAGGTGACGGATATGGTCACACTTCGTAAGTATTTGTACAATAAAAAGGAAATCGGGGATTCATTGAAAGCAAAAGTATACCGTGATGGTAAAGTACTAGACTTAGAAATGGTATTGAAAGATGGCAACACATTCTAA